A region from the Tissierellales bacterium genome encodes:
- a CDS encoding protein-export chaperone SecB — MDKNKQPGISFDGIILVAEEFWRDFDVPEDGDLDFSIEAANSKIDENYNVELETNLRIIKDDEEKLKLQSKFVGLFSTIDGEENMDIDEYIENNAPALMFPYVREHISAITTKSGINPIFLPPINFVTLLKNK; from the coding sequence ATGGACAAGAATAAGCAACCAGGTATAAGTTTTGATGGAATTATATTGGTGGCAGAAGAATTTTGGAGAGATTTTGATGTACCCGAGGATGGGGATTTAGATTTTAGTATAGAGGCAGCAAATAGTAAAATAGATGAAAATTATAACGTAGAGTTGGAAACAAATCTAAGGATAATAAAAGATGACGAAGAGAAATTAAAATTGCAAAGCAAGTTTGTTGGTTTATTTTCAACCATTGATGGTGAAGAGAATATGGATATAGATGAATATATAGAAAATAATGCACCAGCTTTAATGTTCCCGTATGTAAGAGAGCATATATCAGCTATAACAACTAAATCTGGTATAAATCCAATTTTTTTACCGCCTATTAATTTTGTGACCTTATTAAAAAATAAATAG